The following coding sequences are from one Triticum aestivum cultivar Chinese Spring chromosome 5A, IWGSC CS RefSeq v2.1, whole genome shotgun sequence window:
- the LOC123101735 gene encoding uncharacterized protein, protein MEHSRRSAGAKPSPLLSMRSRRLDARARQDAGGVIFVVPAGSDDMDAEAVVLTGGDVEDRVVFTGGEEDKDRVVVTGVEEDKDRVVVTGGQEDKDRVVVTGGQEEKAGELYRFGNREVFIAEMTLYELVMICHDETGRLLNRARPPLDKLHGLDILNESHHLIKEEMRDTLITIARAGVDAKSFTLCDRCHKKFNCHLRIRGWLLRNVAPST, encoded by the exons ATGGAGCATTCCAGACGCAGCGCAGGAGCAAAACCCAGCCCTCTCCTCTCCATGCGGTCGCGGAGGCTGGACGCCAGGGCCCGCCAGGACGCGGGCGGTGTGATCTTCGTCGTCCCCGCCGGCAGCGACGACATGGACGCCGAAGCCGTGGTCCTCACCGGCGGCGACGTGGAGGACCGGGTAGTCTTCACCGGCGGCGAGGAGGACAAGGACCGCgtcgtcgtcaccggcgtcgaGGAGGACAAGGACCGCGTCGTCGTCACCGGCGGCCAGGAGGACAAGGACCGCGTCGTCGTCACCGGCGGCCAGGAGGAGAAAGCTGGCGAGCTCTACCGCTTCGGCAACCGGGAGGTGTTCATCGCAGAG ATGACCCTGTACGAGCTGGTGATGATCTGCCACGACGAGACGGGTCGGCTGCTGAACCGGGCGCGTCCGCCGCTCGACAAGCTCCATGGCCTCGACATCCTCAACGAATCGCACCACCTGATCAAGGAGGAgatgcgcgacaccttgatcaccatc GCCCGTGCTGGAGTGGATGCGAAATCTTTCACATTGTGTGACCGGTGCCATAAAAAGTTCAACTGCCATCTGCGTATACGTGGCTGGCTTTTAAGAAATGTGGCACCGAGTACATAG
- the LOC123108254 gene encoding uncharacterized protein, whose amino-acid sequence MDAEAVVLTGGDVEDRVVFTGGEEDKDRVVVTGVEEDKDRVVVTGGQEDKDRVVVTGGQEEKAGELYRFGNREVFIAEMTLYELVMICHDETGRLLNRARPPLDKLHGLDILNESHHLIKEEMRKLETQDVPVPVPGGGRRVAHLMVGLHLRVVAWAGNIDGVKPHHYLPGFLTTGQRYRLPSKKKRTGTLMELLLYSMMMASNAINPFLPEQVFDFTDYP is encoded by the exons ATGGACGCCGAAGCCGTGGTCCTCACCGGCGGCGACGTGGAGGACCGGGTAGTCTTCACCGGCGGCGAGGAGGACAAGGACCGCgtcgtcgtcaccggcgtcgaGGAGGACAAGGACCGCGTCGTCGTCACCGGCGGCCAGGAGGACAAGGACCGCGTCGTCGTCACCGGCGGCCAGGAGGAGAAAGCTGGCGAGCTCTACCGCTTCGGCAACCGGGAGGTGTTCATCGCAGAG ATGACCCTGTACGAGCTGGTGATGATCTGCCACGACGAGACGGGTCGGCTGCTGAACCGGGCGCGTCCGCCGCTCGACAAGCTCCATGGCCTCGACATCCTCAACGAATCGCACCACCTGATCAAGGAGGAGATGCGCAAGCTGGAGACGCAggacgtccccgtccccgtccccggaGGAGGCCGCCGCGTCGCCCACCTCATGGTCGGGCTGCACCTCCGCGTCGTCGCCTGGGCCGGCAACATCGACGGTGTCAAGCCCCACCACTACCTGCCGGGCTTCCTCACGACCGGACAGCGCTACCGCCTCCCTAGCAAGAAGAAGCGCACTGGCACGCTCATGGAGCTGCTACTCTACTCCATGATGATGGCGTCGAACGCTATCAATCCATTCCTCCCTGAGCAGGTCTTCGATTTCACCGACTACCCGTAA